In a single window of the Terriglobus roseus genome:
- a CDS encoding bifunctional YncE family protein/alkaline phosphatase family protein: protein MRPQRVLTAALFSASFASPLALAQQPQTVLNLPTSKQLLLPVPGAPQRLNSLPMAMATSPDGRYVAVVNGGYGTAESDYQQSIAIINAATDAVQDFPERRTSRNMPQTLYTGLVFSADGTHLYASLDSLTDPEGKGKEATGNAIAVYSFHDGSITPERLLKVPLQTLAPGRKQNELNKDTPAGKAIPVPTGLALVPGRSGAADQLLIADVYSDDVLLMDTATGATLKRFDLASSPVVPSTYPISLAVSRDGRRAFVGLWNGSAVAELDLVSGRTVQTLPLMPPTRPIDPSSHPAAMRLSADESRLYIALANRDAVAAVGLNGARMKLMGTWDTRLPGQTLFGAIPSALAFSDDGKDLFVANSGSNAIAVLHTGDKLSLKTPATAAGFIPTEWFPTAVTVHAGHLLVATGKGKSTGPNAAPAVAPRDPAAAKLFKPRAHAYIATLLYGSVASIDLTKAMPDLAKLSAAVMTSNRMNAAQEHLRFAGGTNPIKHVIYVIKENRTYDQILGDLGVGDGDPSLAMYGKSITPNEHKLALQYGVLDNFYDSGEVSGNGHVWSTAGITSDYTERIWQQSYRGDERMYDFEGVVEQGYPLAEGISDVNEPASGYIWTNLARHGKSLMHFGEFINTDFCTDKPKAQDRSPLLGTPEGQATGCPRTAIRPGEPIPTNYGGGTSPYPWPIPLIAKNTATKPELQNHYDPLYPDFELSFPEQLRFEEFRTHLAKWQTDMAAGHDTMPNFIMMRMGNDHTAGTKAGSPTPRASVADNDLAVGRLVDAVSHSNLWDSTAVFFLEDDAQDGADHVDAHRSIALIASKYAPHGTTATVDHNFYTTVSVLRTMEDLLGLPPMNNNDALAPLIQIFSGDGSVAPYAADYSNRDNKLIYTANTPQAIGAKTSAKMDFTHEDRADPRKLNVILWQDAMGNSAAVPQMILHPKDAHKDDDDD from the coding sequence ATGCGTCCCCAGCGTGTTCTCACGGCAGCTCTTTTCTCTGCTTCGTTCGCCTCACCTTTGGCCCTTGCGCAGCAGCCGCAGACAGTCCTGAACCTGCCCACCAGCAAGCAGCTTCTGCTCCCCGTGCCGGGCGCCCCGCAGCGCCTGAACAGCCTGCCCATGGCCATGGCAACCTCGCCCGACGGGCGCTATGTCGCGGTCGTCAATGGCGGCTACGGCACGGCGGAGAGTGACTACCAGCAATCCATCGCCATCATTAATGCAGCGACGGACGCCGTGCAGGACTTTCCGGAGCGGCGCACCTCGCGCAACATGCCGCAGACGCTGTATACGGGGCTTGTCTTCTCGGCCGATGGAACGCATCTGTACGCCAGCCTCGATTCCCTGACGGACCCTGAAGGCAAGGGCAAAGAGGCCACTGGGAACGCGATCGCGGTCTACAGCTTCCACGATGGCTCCATCACTCCGGAACGCCTTCTGAAGGTACCGCTGCAAACGCTCGCACCCGGTCGCAAGCAGAATGAATTGAATAAGGACACGCCCGCGGGCAAGGCAATCCCCGTTCCCACAGGCCTTGCACTCGTTCCCGGCAGGAGCGGCGCAGCCGACCAGTTGCTGATCGCCGACGTCTACTCCGACGACGTGTTGCTGATGGACACGGCCACCGGCGCCACACTCAAGCGCTTCGACCTGGCGAGCAGTCCGGTGGTGCCCTCGACCTACCCCATCAGTCTCGCGGTCAGCCGCGATGGCCGCCGCGCCTTCGTTGGTCTGTGGAATGGCTCCGCAGTTGCCGAGCTTGATCTCGTCTCAGGCCGAACCGTACAGACACTTCCACTGATGCCGCCCACGCGGCCCATTGACCCAAGCTCACACCCGGCGGCGATGCGCCTTAGCGCGGATGAGTCGCGCCTGTACATCGCCCTTGCGAATCGCGACGCGGTCGCAGCCGTAGGCTTGAACGGCGCACGCATGAAGCTGATGGGCACATGGGACACACGTCTCCCCGGCCAGACGCTCTTCGGAGCGATTCCCTCCGCGCTCGCCTTTAGCGACGACGGCAAAGATCTCTTCGTCGCGAACTCCGGCTCCAACGCCATCGCGGTACTGCACACAGGCGACAAGCTCAGCCTGAAAACGCCGGCCACCGCCGCAGGCTTCATCCCCACTGAGTGGTTTCCAACTGCCGTCACCGTGCACGCCGGCCATCTTCTGGTCGCCACCGGCAAAGGCAAGAGCACCGGCCCCAATGCCGCTCCCGCCGTGGCTCCCCGCGATCCTGCCGCGGCTAAGCTCTTCAAGCCACGCGCCCATGCGTACATCGCCACACTGCTCTACGGCTCCGTCGCCTCCATCGACCTGACCAAGGCGATGCCCGACCTCGCGAAGCTTTCCGCAGCGGTCATGACCAGCAACCGCATGAATGCCGCGCAGGAGCACCTCCGCTTCGCCGGCGGCACCAATCCCATCAAGCATGTGATCTACGTCATCAAGGAGAACCGCACATACGACCAGATTCTCGGCGACCTCGGCGTGGGCGACGGCGATCCTTCACTGGCCATGTACGGCAAGAGCATCACGCCCAACGAACACAAGCTGGCGCTGCAGTACGGTGTGCTCGACAACTTCTATGACTCCGGCGAAGTCTCCGGCAATGGCCACGTCTGGTCAACCGCAGGCATCACCAGCGACTACACCGAACGCATCTGGCAACAGAGCTACCGCGGCGACGAGCGCATGTATGACTTCGAGGGCGTGGTCGAGCAGGGCTATCCGCTGGCCGAAGGCATCAGCGATGTCAACGAGCCGGCAAGCGGCTACATCTGGACGAATCTTGCACGTCACGGCAAGTCGCTGATGCACTTCGGCGAGTTCATCAACACGGACTTCTGCACGGACAAGCCGAAGGCCCAGGACAGAAGCCCGCTGCTCGGCACGCCGGAAGGCCAGGCGACCGGCTGCCCACGCACAGCCATCCGACCGGGCGAACCCATCCCCACAAACTACGGTGGCGGCACCAGCCCCTACCCGTGGCCGATTCCGCTCATCGCGAAGAACACAGCAACTAAGCCCGAATTGCAGAACCACTACGATCCGCTCTATCCGGACTTCGAACTCAGCTTCCCGGAGCAACTGCGTTTCGAGGAGTTCCGCACGCACCTGGCAAAGTGGCAGACCGATATGGCTGCCGGACACGACACCATGCCCAACTTCATCATGATGCGGATGGGCAACGACCACACCGCGGGCACCAAGGCCGGCAGCCCCACACCACGTGCCTCCGTGGCGGATAACGATCTGGCTGTAGGCCGCCTGGTCGACGCCGTGTCGCACAGCAACTTGTGGGACAGCACCGCGGTCTTCTTCCTGGAAGACGACGCACAGGATGGTGCCGATCATGTAGATGCGCACCGCAGCATCGCCCTGATCGCCAGCAAGTACGCACCGCACGGCACGACCGCTACGGTCGATCACAACTTCTACACCACCGTGAGCGTCCTGCGCACCATGGAAGACCTGCTGGGCCTGCCGCCCATGAACAACAACGACGCCCTCGCGCCGCTCATCCAGATCTTCAGTGGCGACGGCTCCGTTGCACCTTACGCCGCGGACTACAGCAACCGTGATAACAAGCTGATCTACACGGCGAACACGCCGCAGGCCATTGGCGCGAAGACCTCCGCGAAGATGGACTTCACCCACGAAGATCGCGCGGACCCACGCAAACTTAACGTCATTCTGTGGCAGGACGCCATGGGCAACAGCGCCGCGGTGCCGCAGATGATCCTGCATCCCAAGGACGCCCACAAGGACGATGACGACGACTAG
- the hisS gene encoding histidine--tRNA ligase codes for MASIVKAIRGTRDLLPPETALWNRVESTARKVFARYNFGEIRTPVLEATELFARGVGEETDIVSKEMYTWEDRARAASEKAQSLTLRPENTAGVVRAYIEHKLGDTGQLQKLYYIGPQFRRERPQKGRYRQFFQIGAEVIGPATSGSESPLRDAEILEMLATLLDELGIPRASAENEYKGWRLLLNSVGSSTDRPRYVAALREALLPVKDQMCPDNQRRAETNPLRVLDSKDEADQEIINALPKIADYLDEASTQHFNEVKAALDACGVPYTVNPRLVRGLDYYTRTTFEFTVDLGLGTQNALLGGGRYDGLSEMLGGPKAPGIGFAIGEDRLILTLQALEEARVAAEGEADMAKIDAYIAPLSPAQNAAALALARTLRAGGLSVEVGDGTFRLKKSFDAADRVARSIVILGEDEVNAKSATVKTFKTGDQAKVAFEDLPQALSGQA; via the coding sequence ATGGCTTCGATCGTTAAAGCAATCCGCGGCACGCGTGACCTGCTGCCCCCTGAGACGGCACTGTGGAATCGCGTGGAGAGTACCGCGCGCAAGGTATTCGCACGCTACAACTTCGGTGAGATCCGCACGCCCGTCCTCGAAGCTACCGAGCTCTTTGCACGCGGCGTCGGTGAAGAGACCGACATCGTCAGTAAAGAGATGTACACGTGGGAAGACCGCGCACGGGCTGCGAGCGAGAAGGCGCAGTCGCTGACGCTGCGGCCCGAGAACACGGCCGGCGTCGTCCGCGCCTACATTGAGCACAAGCTTGGCGACACGGGACAGCTGCAGAAGCTGTATTACATCGGACCGCAGTTCCGTCGTGAGCGGCCACAGAAGGGCCGCTATCGCCAGTTCTTCCAGATCGGTGCAGAGGTTATTGGACCTGCAACGTCCGGCAGCGAATCGCCGCTGCGCGATGCGGAGATCCTGGAGATGCTGGCCACGCTGCTGGATGAACTCGGCATTCCACGCGCCAGTGCGGAGAATGAGTACAAGGGCTGGCGGCTGTTGCTGAACTCGGTTGGTTCGTCGACCGACCGTCCCCGCTACGTCGCTGCACTACGTGAAGCATTGCTGCCGGTGAAGGATCAGATGTGCCCCGACAATCAGCGGCGCGCCGAGACGAATCCGCTGCGCGTGCTGGATAGTAAGGACGAGGCCGACCAGGAGATCATCAACGCTCTGCCGAAGATCGCGGACTATCTCGACGAGGCATCGACACAGCACTTCAATGAGGTCAAGGCGGCTCTGGATGCGTGCGGCGTGCCGTACACGGTCAATCCGCGGCTGGTGCGTGGCCTGGATTACTACACACGCACAACGTTTGAATTCACGGTCGACCTTGGTCTGGGCACGCAGAATGCGTTGCTGGGCGGTGGCCGCTATGACGGCCTAAGCGAGATGCTGGGTGGACCGAAGGCGCCGGGCATCGGCTTTGCCATTGGTGAAGATCGTTTGATTCTGACCCTGCAGGCTCTGGAAGAAGCTCGCGTTGCGGCGGAAGGTGAGGCGGATATGGCAAAGATCGACGCGTACATTGCGCCGCTTAGCCCCGCGCAGAATGCTGCCGCCCTTGCGCTTGCGCGGACGCTCCGTGCCGGTGGTCTGAGTGTCGAAGTGGGCGACGGCACCTTCCGCCTGAAGAAGAGCTTCGACGCTGCGGACCGCGTCGCTCGCAGCATCGTGATCCTCGGCGAGGACGAGGTCAATGCGAAGTCCGCGACGGTGAAGACGTTCAAGACTGGCGATCAAGCGAAGGTCGCGTTTGAGGATCTGCCGCAGGCGCTGAGCGGCCAGGCGTAA
- the lpxA gene encoding acyl-ACP--UDP-N-acetylglucosamine O-acyltransferase, whose translation MPIHPSAIVATGAVVPESCTVGPFCIVGPNVVLGERCELISHVVLHGHLTMGDDNRVFPFTSLGCSPQDLKYKGEPTKLTIGNGNTFRESITVSRGTVGGGGETTIGDGCLIMAYVHIGHDSHIGNGCILPNGATLAGHVIVEDYAVLSANAPVHQYCTIGAYAYIGGGTTITQDVMPYSLTSVRRENRAFGINKVGLERRGFTPDEIKQLRAAYRLLQGSKLNTSQALETIREKIASGEFGERVGYLADFIAKSERGVIK comes from the coding sequence ATGCCAATCCATCCCAGCGCGATTGTCGCCACCGGTGCCGTGGTGCCGGAGAGCTGCACCGTAGGCCCCTTCTGCATCGTGGGGCCGAACGTCGTGCTGGGCGAGCGCTGCGAACTGATCAGTCACGTCGTGCTCCACGGTCACCTGACCATGGGCGATGACAACCGCGTCTTCCCTTTCACATCGCTCGGCTGCAGCCCGCAGGATCTGAAGTACAAGGGCGAGCCGACGAAGCTGACCATCGGCAACGGCAACACCTTCCGCGAGAGCATCACGGTCAGCCGTGGGACCGTCGGCGGCGGGGGAGAAACGACCATCGGCGATGGCTGCCTGATTATGGCGTACGTCCACATCGGCCATGACAGCCACATCGGCAACGGCTGCATTTTGCCGAATGGTGCGACGCTTGCCGGCCACGTCATCGTGGAGGACTACGCCGTTCTGAGCGCCAACGCGCCCGTGCACCAGTACTGCACCATTGGCGCCTACGCCTACATTGGCGGCGGTACCACCATCACGCAGGACGTGATGCCCTACTCCCTGACCAGCGTCCGGCGCGAGAACCGCGCCTTCGGCATCAACAAGGTTGGGCTGGAACGTCGCGGCTTTACACCGGACGAGATCAAGCAGCTTCGCGCGGCCTATCGTCTGTTGCAGGGCAGCAAGCTGAATACCTCGCAGGCACTTGAGACCATCCGGGAAAAGATCGCCAGCGGCGAGTTTGGTGAGCGTGTCGGCTACCTCGCCGACTTCATCGCCAAGAGCGAGCGTGGCGTCATCAAGTAG
- a CDS encoding Nif3-like dinuclear metal center hexameric protein, with amino-acid sequence MPLLRPVSLALFVLTLSAQAQQSLTAEQVIAKMREAAGVTAVPNTVDTIKAGDPATVVTGIATVIAPSMDVLRKAVAAHENLIITHEPTFYNHQDADTLFKNDPVYAEKMAYIREHGLVIFRWHDGWHARKPDGIAEGWTKKAGWKQFQNADNQYLYTIPTTTVKALAQQLQASMGNRIVRVVGDPNMKVSKAAYAPGASGEARQIQALEREDVEVLIAGEIPEWETISYVWDAQQQGRHKAMILLGHYTSEEPGMDNCATWLKTVFHDTKIDFIPAGEPYWLSGNARNR; translated from the coding sequence ATGCCACTCCTTCGCCCTGTCTCGCTCGCTCTGTTCGTACTGACACTCTCCGCGCAAGCCCAACAGTCCCTCACCGCAGAACAGGTTATCGCGAAGATGCGCGAGGCCGCAGGCGTCACAGCGGTGCCGAACACCGTGGACACCATCAAGGCGGGTGACCCGGCCACCGTCGTCACGGGCATCGCAACGGTGATTGCACCTTCGATGGACGTACTGCGCAAGGCTGTTGCGGCGCATGAGAATCTCATCATCACGCACGAGCCGACCTTCTATAACCACCAGGATGCAGACACCCTCTTCAAGAACGATCCGGTCTACGCCGAAAAGATGGCGTACATCCGCGAGCACGGCCTCGTCATCTTCCGCTGGCATGACGGCTGGCACGCGCGCAAGCCGGATGGCATTGCAGAGGGCTGGACGAAGAAGGCTGGATGGAAGCAGTTCCAGAACGCGGACAATCAATACCTCTACACGATCCCCACGACAACCGTGAAGGCGCTGGCGCAGCAGCTACAGGCAAGCATGGGGAACCGCATTGTGCGCGTGGTGGGCGACCCGAATATGAAGGTATCCAAGGCAGCTTACGCGCCGGGAGCTTCCGGCGAGGCCCGACAGATTCAGGCTCTGGAACGCGAGGATGTCGAAGTCCTGATTGCTGGCGAAATTCCTGAGTGGGAGACCATCTCTTACGTCTGGGATGCGCAACAGCAGGGCCGCCACAAAGCCATGATCTTGCTGGGTCACTACACCTCGGAAGAGCCAGGCATGGACAACTGCGCCACCTGGCTGAAGACCGTCTTCCACGACACGAAAATCGATTTCATTCCCGCGGGAGAGCCTTACTGGCTTTCCGGGAACGCACGCAACCGGTAG
- the fabZ gene encoding 3-hydroxyacyl-ACP dehydratase FabZ, which translates to MSESHTPVMDIQQIMKLLPHRYPFLLIDRVIEVDPKQRIVCLKNVTANEPHFTGHFPDYPLMPGVLIVEAIAQAGGCLLLNEIPDRENKLMVFTGIDGAKFRRPVTPGDQLRIEVTVLQWRSRAVKMHGVATVDGKVACEATVMCQLVPRPSAPAAAPAATTVGESNPQQDPTALPEAAV; encoded by the coding sequence ATGAGTGAGAGCCATACCCCCGTAATGGATATCCAGCAGATTATGAAGCTGCTGCCGCACCGCTACCCGTTTCTGCTGATCGACCGCGTGATCGAGGTAGACCCGAAGCAGCGCATCGTCTGCCTGAAGAATGTGACGGCGAATGAGCCGCACTTCACAGGTCACTTCCCCGACTATCCGCTGATGCCCGGCGTGCTCATCGTCGAAGCCATCGCGCAGGCCGGCGGCTGCCTGCTGCTGAACGAGATCCCCGACCGCGAAAACAAGCTGATGGTCTTCACTGGCATCGACGGCGCAAAGTTCCGCCGTCCCGTCACGCCGGGCGACCAGCTACGCATCGAGGTCACGGTACTGCAGTGGCGTTCGCGCGCCGTCAAGATGCATGGCGTCGCGACCGTCGATGGCAAGGTCGCCTGCGAGGCCACAGTGATGTGCCAGCTTGTGCCGCGTCCCTCTGCACCGGCAGCCGCACCTGCCGCGACCACGGTCGGCGAATCGAATCCCCAGCAGGATCCGACTGCGCTGCCTGAGGCCGCAGTCTAG
- a CDS encoding histone H1-like repetitive region-containing protein codes for MMFDEELKLYASPKDDYDEPELDTDEDEDFDDDEDEEDEVTTTSDDDDDDVTLDDEEDDIDDEEDRDDDTDAEGSDKMLHSEHHAEEATLKAPPSSQVDPYTPADEESIVPEQSATEVPVAATLSSVSTPAKKAAPAKTVAKKTAPAKAVAKKAAKKTPPPAAKKAAKKTPPPPAAKKAAKKTLPPAAKKAAKKTPPPPAKKAAKKVAKKAAKKVAVKKSAPAKKTVAKKTSTKKAVVKKSTAKKSGAKKSATKPSVTKRGGKVVSSKAAKSNQRGKTLATKKAAPAKKAVAKKAVAKKAVAKKAVAKKTVAKKTAAKKTVAKKAPAKKTAAKKTTAKKAAKKTAK; via the coding sequence ATGATGTTCGATGAAGAGTTGAAGCTGTACGCCTCACCCAAAGACGATTACGACGAGCCCGAGCTCGACACGGATGAGGACGAAGACTTCGACGACGACGAAGACGAAGAGGATGAAGTCACCACGACCTCCGACGACGATGATGACGACGTCACTCTGGACGATGAAGAAGATGACATCGACGACGAGGAAGACCGCGACGACGATACCGACGCCGAGGGCAGCGACAAGATGCTGCACAGTGAACACCACGCGGAAGAGGCCACGCTGAAGGCGCCCCCGTCCAGCCAGGTGGATCCCTATACGCCCGCAGACGAAGAGTCGATCGTTCCCGAGCAGAGTGCTACCGAGGTTCCGGTCGCGGCCACGCTGAGCAGCGTCTCCACTCCTGCAAAGAAGGCAGCACCCGCGAAGACGGTCGCGAAGAAGACTGCACCTGCAAAGGCTGTAGCGAAGAAGGCAGCGAAGAAAACTCCGCCGCCAGCAGCGAAGAAGGCCGCAAAGAAGACGCCTCCTCCGCCCGCCGCAAAGAAGGCGGCGAAGAAGACTCTACCTCCCGCGGCGAAGAAGGCTGCGAAAAAGACTCCCCCACCACCCGCGAAGAAGGCTGCAAAGAAAGTAGCCAAGAAGGCCGCGAAGAAGGTGGCTGTTAAGAAATCTGCACCCGCAAAGAAGACTGTCGCGAAGAAGACCTCCACGAAAAAAGCTGTCGTGAAGAAGTCGACCGCGAAGAAGTCCGGTGCAAAGAAGTCTGCCACGAAACCGTCGGTGACGAAACGTGGTGGCAAGGTCGTCAGCAGCAAGGCGGCAAAATCCAATCAGCGAGGCAAAACTTTGGCAACGAAGAAGGCAGCTCCTGCAAAGAAGGCTGTGGCGAAGAAGGCCGTAGCGAAGAAGGCTGTGGCCAAGAAGGCCGTAGCGAAGAAGACCGTAGCAAAGAAGACAGCAGCAAAGAAGACAGTGGCCAAGAAGGCTCCTGCGAAGAAGACCGCGGCAAAGAAGACCACCGCGAAGAAGGCAGCCAAGAAGACCGCCAAGTAA
- a CDS encoding glycoside hydrolase family 95 protein encodes MPRTIFRKAFTLTLLTTASCVAQTATSHESADVLWYRQPAAIWDHALPIGNGRLGAMVFGGANSGVNNGDQQDEAKNADVLDGSKTSGADEHLQLNESSLWQGSRKDRLNPKAHDAFPQIRKLLLDSRGVDGAKIAAAEKLAQESLLGMPRGMPGYSTLGDLYLRSTAKSAVTEYRRQLDLDTGVVRVTYTSAGVHYRREVFASIPGQVLVVRLTADRKGAISFRASMDRPADFQVRTRGDNTLVLREGATHSDQIRFAGEATVLPSGGRVRTEGTEVVVTGADSATVLIAMATDFKGGPFTGGDPETLCAEVLAKAARQQVPALLAAQEAISQPMYRRMSLQLGTADATLEALPTDERVKRVSGGADDLRLQQLYFAFARYLLLSSSRTDGLPANLQGIWAAGISNPWGSKWTINVNTEMNYWLAEPAGLSETTLPLINLVDMVRTPTSGTGTQVAQKYYGARGFVIHHNTDLWGDAEPIDGYQYGVWPMGGAWLALHAWEHYAFTLDKDFLRSRAWPILHDASLFFLDYLVDDGAGHLVTGPSLSPENMYVLPDGSKHALTMAPTMDVEIVRELLTRTLDTGHLLGEDPAFLQQVETARAKLPSFAVGKLGQLQEWQRDYDENAPGHRHISHLWALYPGTQISLSHTPDLAAAARISLERRLANGGGQTGWSRAWVVNYWYHLHDGQQAYDSLQVLFRQSTFPNLMDTHPPGVFQIDGNLGAANGMLEAIVQSRWASDAAEVELLPALPKQWMQGEVHGVRVRGGAALDLRWKDGRIVWMKIHADHDEAFRLLPPVGQTIARVESAGRRVAAAGDPVALKAGATYEVVFQ; translated from the coding sequence TGGATGGCAGCAAGACCTCCGGTGCCGATGAGCATCTGCAGTTGAATGAGTCCTCTCTGTGGCAGGGAAGCCGGAAGGATCGCCTCAATCCAAAGGCGCACGATGCCTTCCCACAGATTCGCAAGCTTCTGCTCGATTCCAGGGGTGTAGACGGCGCAAAGATCGCCGCGGCAGAGAAGCTTGCGCAGGAGAGCTTGCTCGGTATGCCTCGAGGCATGCCCGGCTACAGCACCCTGGGCGATCTCTATTTACGAAGCACGGCGAAGTCAGCGGTCACGGAGTACCGCCGCCAGCTTGACCTCGACACCGGCGTTGTTCGAGTGACCTACACGAGTGCCGGTGTGCACTACCGGCGAGAGGTCTTTGCTTCCATTCCAGGACAGGTCCTCGTCGTTCGACTCACCGCTGACCGCAAGGGAGCCATCAGCTTCCGCGCCAGCATGGATCGGCCGGCGGACTTTCAGGTACGAACCCGCGGTGACAACACGCTCGTCCTTCGTGAGGGAGCCACGCACAGCGACCAGATTCGTTTTGCCGGCGAAGCCACTGTGCTGCCCAGCGGAGGGCGCGTCCGCACCGAGGGGACGGAGGTGGTGGTAACCGGCGCCGATAGCGCAACGGTTCTGATCGCCATGGCTACGGATTTCAAGGGCGGTCCGTTTACCGGGGGAGATCCTGAGACACTCTGCGCAGAGGTCCTGGCGAAGGCCGCGAGGCAGCAGGTGCCGGCCCTGCTGGCCGCACAGGAGGCCATCTCGCAGCCCATGTATCGCCGAATGTCTCTGCAGCTTGGAACCGCGGACGCAACGTTGGAAGCTTTGCCCACGGATGAACGCGTCAAGCGCGTCAGCGGCGGCGCCGATGACCTTCGTCTTCAGCAGCTTTACTTTGCATTCGCCCGGTACCTGTTGCTCAGCTCTTCGCGAACGGATGGTCTGCCCGCCAACCTGCAGGGTATCTGGGCAGCGGGCATCAGTAATCCATGGGGATCGAAGTGGACGATCAACGTGAACACCGAGATGAATTACTGGCTGGCCGAACCTGCCGGTCTCTCTGAAACGACCCTGCCGTTGATCAACCTGGTCGATATGGTGCGCACGCCCACAAGCGGTACCGGCACGCAGGTGGCGCAGAAGTACTACGGCGCGCGTGGCTTTGTGATTCATCACAATACCGACCTGTGGGGCGACGCGGAACCGATCGACGGCTATCAGTATGGTGTATGGCCCATGGGCGGTGCATGGCTGGCGCTGCACGCCTGGGAACACTATGCCTTCACACTCGACAAGGACTTCCTGCGGTCGCGCGCCTGGCCCATCCTGCACGATGCTTCTCTCTTCTTCCTGGACTATCTTGTGGACGATGGCGCGGGGCATCTCGTGACGGGACCTTCTCTATCACCGGAGAACATGTACGTTCTGCCGGACGGTTCGAAGCATGCGCTGACCATGGCACCCACCATGGACGTTGAGATCGTCCGTGAGTTGTTGACGCGCACCCTGGATACCGGGCACCTGCTGGGCGAGGATCCCGCATTCTTACAGCAGGTCGAGACAGCGCGGGCAAAATTGCCGTCGTTCGCCGTGGGCAAGCTGGGGCAGTTGCAGGAATGGCAGCGCGATTATGACGAGAACGCGCCGGGGCACCGTCACATCTCTCACCTGTGGGCGCTCTATCCCGGGACGCAGATCTCTTTGAGCCATACACCCGACCTGGCGGCGGCCGCACGTATTTCCTTGGAGCGGCGGCTTGCCAACGGCGGCGGACAGACCGGCTGGTCGCGTGCCTGGGTCGTCAACTACTGGTATCACCTGCACGACGGCCAGCAGGCCTATGACAGCCTGCAGGTCCTGTTCCGTCAGTCGACCTTTCCCAACCTGATGGATACACATCCGCCGGGCGTCTTCCAGATCGACGGAAACCTCGGCGCAGCCAACGGCATGCTTGAAGCGATTGTGCAGTCGCGTTGGGCGAGTGATGCAGCGGAGGTAGAACTGCTACCCGCCCTGCCAAAGCAATGGATGCAGGGAGAGGTGCACGGTGTACGGGTGCGTGGCGGTGCTGCGCTGGACCTGCGCTGGAAGGATGGTCGCATCGTCTGGATGAAGATCCATGCCGATCACGACGAAGCATTCCGCCTGTTGCCGCCCGTCGGCCAGACCATTGCGCGGGTTGAATCCGCGGGCCGTAGAGTTGCCGCAGCCGGCGATCCCGTCGCGCTCAAGGCAGGAGCGACTTACGAGGTCGTCTTCCAATGA